The Arachis hypogaea cultivar Tifrunner chromosome 19, arahy.Tifrunner.gnm2.J5K5, whole genome shotgun sequence genome has a window encoding:
- the LOC112777689 gene encoding plasmodesmata-located protein 2: MGFPRKTLFLLVFMVLFTNHYYSESASDYTTLVYKGCSKDTFTDPNGVYSQALSSLFGSLVAQSTKTKFFKATSGSGQSTMTGIFQCRGDLSTSDCYNCVSRLPVLSDKLCGKTIAARIQLLGCYMLYEVAGFSEQVSGMQMLFKACGATTRSNGGFEVKRDTAFSVMENGVVSAHGFYATSYQGLYVMGQCEGDVGDSDCGECVKNAVQKAEVECGSSTSAQVYLHKCFISYGYYPNGVPRGHSSSSSSASSSSSYSSSSSGQNTGKTVAIILGGAAGVAFLVICLLFARSLMKKHDDH; encoded by the exons ATGGGGTTTCCAAGAAAGACTCTCTTCCTCCTCGTGTTCATGGTCTTGTTCACAAACCACTACTACTCTGAATCTGCTTCAGACTACACAACCTTGGTCTACAAAGGTTGTTCCAAAGACACATTCACAGATCCAAATGGTGTTTACTCACAAGCACTCTCATCACTGTTTGGCTCATTGGTGGCCCAATCAACAAAAACAAAGTTCTTTAAGGCCACAAGTGGGAGTGGCCAATCCACCATGACAGGAATCTTCCAATGCAGAGGTGATCTCTCAACCTCTGACTGCTACAACTGTGTCAGCAGGCTCCCTGTCCTCTCAGACAAGCTTTGTGGCAAGACCATTGCTGCAAGGATCCAGCTCCTAGGTTGTTACATGCTCTATGAGGTTGCTGGATTCTCAGAACAAGTCTCAGGGATGCAGATGCTGTTCAAGGCTTGTGGGGCAACAACAAGAAGCAATGGTGGGTTTGAGGTGAAGAGGGACACTGCATTCTCTGTTATGGAGAATGGTGTTGTGAGTGCCCATGGATTCTATGCTACTAGCTACCAGGGTTTGTATGTGATGGGTCAGTGTGAGGGTGATGTTGGTGATTCTGATTGTGGGGAGTGTGTGAAGAATGCTGTGCAGAAAGCTGAGGTTGAATGTGGAAGTTCTACTTCGGCGCAGGTTTATTTGCACAAGTGCTTCATTAGTTATGGTTATTATCCTAATGGGGTTCCTAGGggccattcttcttcttcttcttctgcatcatcatcatcttcttacTCCTCATCTTCCTCAG GGCAAAATACCGGGAAGACAGTGGCTATAATATTAGGAGGGGCAGCAGGGGTTGCATTCTTGGTTATTTGCTTGCTATTTGCTAGGAGTTTGATGAAGAAACATGATG ATCATTGA
- the LOC112778778 gene encoding protein FAR1-RELATED SEQUENCE 5-like: protein MLDARVRGLSRSHRAVKEGDLHQINSMRKSGLRVPTIFRAFANQSGRFETVGFEIKDIYNAIEKQRWAGVTNAESALKFLGTLRMTDSGMFWKYSVDVDKRLENLFWCNGTSHYDYNVFGDVLGFDATYGRNKYKCPLVIFSGVDHHMRTVVFGCAILSNESEASYVWLLRLFLKAMKGKQSKSVITDGDLAMKSVVSTVFPGAHHRLCIWHLLRNATARVGRHGFLRKFHLCLMGDLEVDEFERIWTESVADHGFEDHPWIVEMYAKKHSWSNAHIRGKFFAGLKTTSRCEALNMQLGKFIHNGYNLREFLEHFQHYLEFMRRRELVADYKSAYGEPVVKTKLEAIEQFAATVYTREVFELFREVLMLASNVRVVSTKRMSACVLFEVAMYCKQRSWAVSWAEEDDEFSSSCQRMESFGLPCIHMVGVLVYLNMTAIPKGVILDR from the coding sequence ATGCTGGATGCGAGGGTTAGGGGTCTGTCGCGGTCACACAGAGCAGTCAAGGAAGGGGATTTGCACCAAATCAATTCCATGAGAAAATCTGGGTTGCGGGTGCCAACAATTTTCCGCGCGTTTGCCAATCAGTCAGGAAGATTCGAGACTGTTGGGTTCGAGATAAAGGACATATATAACGCGATAGAGAAGCAAAGGTGGGCTGGCGTGACAAATGCGGAGTCCGCGTTGAAGTTCTTGGGAACTTTAAGGATGACTGATTCTGGGATGTTCTGGAAGTACTCGGTGGATGTTGACAAGAGGCTGGAAAATCTCTTCTGGTGCAATGGTACAAGTCATTATGACTACAACGTGTTCGGTGATGTCCTGGGTTTTGATGCAACTTACGGTCGTAACAAATACAAGTGCCCTTTGGTAATATTCTCAGGGGTGGACCATCACATGAGGACGGTTGTGTTCGGCTGCGCCATATTGAGCAACGAGAGCGAAGCAAGCTATGTGTGGTTGCTGCGGTTATTTCTTAAGGCAATGAAGGGAAAACAGTCAAAGTCTGTCATCACGGACGGTGACCTCGCCATGAAGAGTGTGGTTAGCACAGTTTTTCCCGGTGCACATCACAGGTTGTGTATTTGGCATTTGTTAAGGAACGCCACTGCTAGAGTCGGACGGCATGGTTTTCTTAGGAAATTCCATCTGTGCCTCATGGGAGATCTAGAGGTCGACGAATTTGAGAGAATATGGACGGAGAGTGTGGCGGACCACGGGTTCGAGGATCATCCATGGATAGTGGAGATGTATGCCAAGAAGCATTCCTGGTCCAATGCCCATATCCGGGGGAAATTCTTCGCAGGACTGAAGACGACATCCAGGTGCGAGGCTTTGAATATGCAGCTTGGAAAATTTATACACAATGGGTACAATCTGAGGGAGTTTTTGGAGCACTTCCAACACTATTTGGAGTTCATGAGGAGGAGAGAACTAGTGGCAGACTACAAGTCTGCATATGGCGAGCCTGTTGTAAAGACGAAACTCGAGGCCATTGAGCAGTTCGCTGCAACGGTTTATACAAGAGAGGTTTTCGAACTGTTTCGGGAGGTGCTGATGCTAGCCAGCAACGTTAGAGTTGTGTCCACCAAGAGGATGAGCGCTTGTGTTTTGTTCGAGGTTGCAATGTACTGCAAGCAGAGATCATGGGCCGTGTCGTGGGCCGAGGAAGACGACGAATTTAGCTCTTCTTGTCAGCGGATGGAGTCCTTTGGGCTTCCTTGTATCCACATGGTTGGGGTTTTGGTTTATCTGAACATGACAGCTATCCCCAAAGGCGTAATACTTGACCGGTAG